In one window of Candidatus Palauibacter australiensis DNA:
- a CDS encoding peptidoglycan DD-metalloendopeptidase family protein encodes MAPRSRAWTARVVAAVSVAVATIHAWTAPAPAIAQESPDVRRRLDESQARLELIREERQRLRRELAGIAGQVSGDSAELVNIERQIDASASLLAEFDVQLLALSDRLTVMTREMLLTRDELTARRVVLRARLRDIYKRGPLRTVEVLLSSGSFSDLLNRYRYLRDVAVFDRMLLEDVRELEGSLADQRGGLSRESDRIAGVRTENLREYDELERLEGQRQERLSRFEDRRDEAQSTLARLATEEAELRALIGGLEERRRSAEREAGAASVSSLTTGDLGRLAWPVEGEILWRFGPEREGRTTIPREGIGIAAPRGTPVNAVDRGTVASVAARASGQTVILDHGGGFYSSYQKLRDVTVREGQPVGEGQPIGHVGGDATRPHIEFQIYEPGAVGPRAVDPVRWLRGRP; translated from the coding sequence ATGGCCCCTCGTAGCCGCGCGTGGACGGCGCGGGTCGTTGCGGCCGTGAGCGTCGCCGTCGCGACGATCCACGCGTGGACCGCGCCGGCTCCCGCGATCGCGCAGGAGTCGCCCGACGTGCGGCGCCGCCTCGACGAGAGCCAGGCGCGGCTGGAACTCATTCGCGAAGAACGGCAGCGGCTGCGCCGCGAACTCGCGGGGATCGCCGGCCAGGTCAGCGGCGACTCGGCCGAACTCGTGAACATCGAACGCCAGATCGACGCCTCGGCGAGTCTGCTGGCCGAGTTCGACGTTCAACTGCTCGCACTCTCCGACCGGCTCACGGTCATGACGCGCGAGATGCTGCTCACGCGCGACGAACTCACGGCGCGCCGAGTCGTGCTGCGGGCGCGGCTCCGCGACATCTATAAGCGCGGCCCCCTCCGCACCGTCGAGGTGCTGCTCTCCTCGGGGTCGTTCTCGGACCTGCTCAATCGCTACCGGTACCTCCGCGATGTCGCGGTCTTCGACCGCATGCTCCTGGAGGACGTGAGGGAACTCGAGGGCAGCCTCGCGGACCAGCGCGGCGGGTTGAGCCGGGAGAGCGACCGCATCGCAGGCGTACGGACGGAGAATCTCCGGGAGTACGACGAGCTGGAGAGGCTGGAGGGGCAGCGGCAGGAACGGTTGAGCCGCTTCGAGGACCGCCGCGACGAGGCGCAGTCGACGCTGGCCCGCCTGGCGACGGAGGAGGCCGAGCTGCGCGCGCTCATCGGTGGCCTGGAAGAACGACGCCGCTCGGCGGAACGGGAGGCCGGCGCCGCGTCGGTCTCGTCGCTGACGACCGGGGATCTCGGACGCCTCGCCTGGCCGGTCGAGGGAGAGATCCTGTGGCGCTTCGGGCCCGAGCGGGAAGGGCGCACGACGATCCCGCGCGAAGGGATCGGGATCGCGGCCCCGCGCGGCACGCCCGTGAACGCCGTGGACCGCGGCACCGTCGCCTCTGTGGCGGCACGCGCCTCGGGACAGACGGTGATCCTCGACCACGGAGGCGGTTTCTACTCGTCCTATCAGAAGCTCCGCGACGTCACGGTCCGAGAGGGACAGCCGGTCGGCGAGGGACAGCCGATCGGGCATGTGGGCGGGGACGCCACCCGGCCGCACATCGAGTTCCAGATCTACGAACCGGGGGCGGTGGGGCCCCGCGCGGTGGACCCCGTCCGGTGGCTGCGGGGCCGGCCGTGA
- the moaC gene encoding cyclic pyranopterin monophosphate synthase MoaC, with protein sequence MDGLTHLDSEGRVRMVDVGEKPLTRRVAVAEGRIRMRRATLDAIRGGEIEKGEALAVARLAAIQGAKTASTLVPLCHPIPLDAVDVDLEAEETPPAYRLSVRASAEWRTGVEMEAMAGVAAGLLALYDMCKAIDRGMALGPIRLLEKRGGRSGAWTAEAK encoded by the coding sequence GTGGACGGACTCACACATCTGGATTCGGAAGGGCGGGTGCGAATGGTCGACGTGGGCGAGAAACCGCTCACGCGGCGCGTGGCCGTGGCCGAGGGCCGGATCCGAATGCGCCGCGCGACGCTCGACGCCATCCGGGGGGGCGAGATCGAGAAGGGCGAAGCGCTCGCCGTGGCCCGTCTCGCGGCGATCCAGGGGGCCAAGACGGCGTCCACGCTTGTTCCGCTCTGCCATCCGATCCCTCTCGACGCGGTCGATGTCGACCTCGAAGCCGAGGAGACGCCGCCCGCCTACCGGCTCAGCGTGCGGGCCTCGGCGGAGTGGCGCACGGGCGTCGAGATGGAGGCGATGGCCGGCGTCGCGGCCGGTCTGCTCGCCCTGTACGACATGTGCAAGGCGATCGACCGGGGCATGGCGCTGGGGCCGATTCGACTCCTCGAGAAGCGCGGCGGACGATCGGGCGCCTGGACGGCGGAAGCGAAGTGA
- a CDS encoding nucleotide sugar dehydrogenase → MNHREALRNKIESGAARVGVLGLGYVGLPVVTAFSGAGFRTLGFDIDERVVRRVRRGASHIGDVPARAVAAVVERGLLDATTDFGRLGEMDAVIICVPTPLGKTGDPDVSHILDALGHIRDGLRPGQLIILESTTWPGTTRELLQPELEQGGLTAGEEFFLAFSPERVDPGNPTYTFTNTAKVVGGLTASCRELAAGLYERVIDEVVSVSSPEVAELTKLLENTFRAVNIGLVNEMAVIADRLGIDIGEAVEAAATKPYGFMRFTPGPGLGGHCLPIDPQYLAWKMRTLQYRTRFIELAAEVNAEMPRYVVDRVAQALNRHRLPLNGSRVLLLGVAYKPGVGDVRESPALDVIELLRRQGSEVSYHDPFVPRLALEGGDLESQPLTAESLAASHATVVITDHPHVDYGLVLEKAPIIVDTRNGLPKGAGEPGESGGAVLYPLSGPPRDGSAPDLKPIAGVDPGRGEAIPLDKLARRHRMSAGDQP, encoded by the coding sequence GTGAACCACAGAGAGGCGCTCCGGAACAAGATCGAGTCGGGTGCGGCCCGGGTGGGCGTGCTCGGGCTCGGCTACGTCGGCCTTCCCGTCGTCACGGCGTTCTCCGGCGCCGGCTTCCGGACGCTGGGGTTCGACATCGACGAGCGTGTCGTGCGGCGGGTGAGGCGGGGCGCCTCCCACATCGGCGATGTCCCGGCGCGGGCCGTCGCCGCCGTCGTCGAGCGCGGCCTCCTCGATGCGACCACGGACTTTGGCCGGCTCGGGGAGATGGACGCCGTCATCATCTGCGTTCCCACGCCGCTCGGGAAGACCGGGGACCCCGACGTTTCCCACATTCTGGACGCGCTCGGGCACATCCGGGACGGTCTCCGGCCCGGCCAGCTCATCATCCTCGAGTCGACCACCTGGCCGGGGACGACCCGGGAACTCCTGCAGCCGGAACTCGAACAGGGCGGACTTACGGCGGGGGAGGAGTTTTTCCTCGCCTTCAGCCCCGAGCGCGTCGACCCGGGCAATCCCACCTACACGTTCACGAACACGGCGAAGGTCGTGGGCGGACTGACCGCCTCGTGCCGCGAACTCGCCGCCGGTCTCTACGAACGGGTCATCGACGAGGTCGTGAGCGTTTCGTCGCCCGAGGTCGCCGAACTCACGAAGCTGCTGGAGAACACCTTCCGCGCGGTGAACATCGGTCTCGTGAACGAGATGGCGGTGATCGCGGACCGTCTGGGGATCGACATCGGCGAGGCCGTCGAGGCCGCGGCGACGAAGCCGTACGGCTTCATGCGTTTCACGCCCGGCCCCGGCCTGGGCGGCCACTGCCTCCCGATCGACCCGCAGTACCTCGCCTGGAAGATGCGGACGCTCCAGTACCGGACCCGCTTCATCGAACTCGCCGCCGAGGTCAACGCGGAGATGCCGCGCTACGTCGTGGACCGCGTCGCGCAGGCGCTCAACCGGCATCGACTGCCGCTGAACGGCAGCCGCGTCCTCCTGCTGGGCGTCGCCTACAAGCCGGGCGTCGGCGATGTCCGCGAGAGTCCGGCGCTCGATGTCATCGAACTTCTGCGCCGGCAGGGCTCCGAGGTCTCATACCATGATCCGTTCGTACCGCGGCTGGCGCTTGAGGGCGGCGATCTCGAATCGCAGCCGCTGACGGCGGAGTCGCTCGCAGCGAGCCACGCGACGGTCGTCATCACGGATCACCCGCACGTGGACTACGGTCTCGTGCTAGAGAAGGCGCCGATCATCGTCGATACGCGTAACGGACTGCCGAAGGGGGCCGGCGAACCCGGGGAGTCGGGCGGCGCGGTCCTCTATCCGCTCTCCGGCCCGCCGCGCGACGGCTCAGCGCCGGATCTGAAGCCGATCGCCGGGGTGGATCCGGGTCGAGGAGAGGCGATTCCACTCGATAAGCTCGCGCGTCGACACCGCATGTCGGCGGGCGATCAGCCATAG